The Xiphophorus hellerii strain 12219 chromosome 6, Xiphophorus_hellerii-4.1, whole genome shotgun sequence genomic interval aactgaaaagatttatttattaagaaattGACTGTGGACAATAATATACTAAATAGAcgatattttaataaagaaaatattttaataagtaGGAAAGGAATCTGTAAATCATTCGATCCAAAATACCAACACAATCTTGAACAGTTGCTGTTTTAAATGGcaggtaaataaatataattaaaaaaatatttgtctgtaaaaatctCAAATTGAAATTTGCTACATTCTTGAATTGTGGACCGACGGGCCAAACAAAACCATACAGAGGGCTGCAAATGGCCCcggggccacactttggacatccctgcTTTAAGAGATAACTACATGACAAGAGAAGAGCCTCAAACATTAACATAATTGTAATAATGTAGTAAATTAAGATGAAATATACTGACGTTGCTTCACGACTCAGCCTTCCAGGATGTGTCTGGACACACCTGTTTACCAGGTAACCAGGAACCTTGCAAAGCATTTTTACTGGGAGGGAACagattataaaattaaaactgtgatTTCAGTATTCATGTAAACAAACTCTTTGAAAGTCTATATAGACCCAGATATTTTACATCAGGTTTAAAAATTAGGTTTATTTACATCTTCAGCAGCTGACGGATATAAACAAGCTGACAAGGcctctaaaaaaacacaacacttcGGAATGTCCCTTTAAAGGGTCATCTGATCTGAGTCACCTGGCCAGGTAGGAAAACAAAAAGCGactaaataaacagataaaatgaGATTAACGACCCCTGATCAGCTCTCCGGCCGTTTTTACCTGCATCACTGGGCTCATTTGACAACTAGCTAGCAAGAAAGCGTCCTCCGGGTTTCCTTTAAATCTAATATTTGACTCCGTCACAACTCTTACCTGTTAGAGACGCTCAGACAGGATTTAATGTTCTCTGGATAAAACAGTCGGACGTGTTTTTGCGGCTGATTTCAGGCGCGGGGAGGCGGAGAAGTCATCTGTTTCCTCTTCGTCTGCTACTCTGGAAGGATGGAAGTCATGCTAGCAGGCAGGTTGGAGCAAAGGATTCTGGGAATTAAAGTCTGCAGCTGGAACCGGAAACGGCCTCAATGCAAGCGGCAGAGCCCTCTGGTGGAGAATAAATATCACTTATTTATTGcctatttattctttttttatttgctatatattcatttgttgatttattttatattttatttactttgtttaatgtgtttgttgaataaaatatgaatatataatataaataaactctAAAAAAAGGTAGAGAGACTGTTTTAAGATGGACTATAAGGAggtaattaaaagaaaattgactttatGGAGGAGTCAGAGGAAAGGAGGAACCAGAGGTGATTATGCACTATATGAATCTATGTGGAACCCAAAAATACTAAACATTCTTTACACCAAAAtgtcttctttgttctgtttataCAAGACAAGCTGTTTAAATGAATCACAATGAGGTTGTTTCTTTCTTCTAGTCTAAATTTTGGAaggcagttttattttgctagaaaattaattatattcaattcatattttttttcatcacaccTTGGAAAATCGTCAAAccaattttatgtatttttatgcatacatttcaagaatttttttgaaaacttttttatgaatccaaaaaaaaatttaagtttgaaaaataactgagttacatttttagcatttCATGACTAATTTTGTCCCAGTTGATGggagaaaaataatgtttatcaGAAAATCCATGGTGACAGAGGGAAGCTTCCGCTACAGACCTGGCAGCAGGTCTGCAGCGCCCTCTTCTGGTAGTTCACCTGATACCGCAGTTGAATAGTTATATTATTGTTCAGAGTCAGTTTATTGGAGTCAAAACCTTTAATATTTATGATGCACTCATTAAACtgtaaaatctgacttttttcagATGAgctattgttaaaaaaaattattaatagcTTTATAAATCTGGTATaatcataaagaaaaacatttccaagaaaagttctgaaattcaattaaatttaggAATAGGAATATAACTGAACCTGTTTTGTGACAACATATCATGAATCTGCTAATattcaggagtttttttttatttctaaacaccAACgatgcaaaacatgaaaataaagattttatttctggaCCCATAAAATACAGATATAGCCAAACAACTGAATGTcggcaaatttaaaaaaggaagaaattagTTTACATTTCTATTTGAAAAACCATGTTTAGAGGAAAGCAGCAGCAAACTTATACAACtggctttcaaaataaaagcaaagagaaccaaacattttatttctgagcggtttttttcttcagcttgcAGAACTCGGCAGAATTTCTGTAGTTAAAAATCCAAACTCCAGCATGTAGCAGCTCAGTGAAtgtggtctggactctgtggatcagagtcatggtttcagagatgctgtagaaggacagaatacctgctctgtgatccaggtacactccgACTCTGGAGGAGCAAGAAACCGAGATGGAGGTTGGCTTTTTCTTGTGCCAAAATTCCTATTTGTCTTGGTAACAATACAAAGACCAAGATTTATTATTATACCCAAATTCACTTCCATTCCCCactctaaatatgtttttgtatcaAACGGCGATATAAATTACATTCCCTCTCCACTgcacctcccagtaacagcgtccagtcagactctcttTTCTCAGGACCTGGAAGCATTCAGGGAATCTACCTGGGTGACTTGGATAAGACTGGAGTTGATCTAGCACCGTTACCTTCCTGTTCTCCTCTGATAAATGCAGATTATTATGTAAAGTGTCTGGATCCATTGTGATTTcacatgaatattttaagaatcCAGTCCTTGTTGTTGGTTCTGGtcctgattctggttctgacagtagAACACCCACCTCAGTGaccatcagtgagatgtttgtccatgagtctctcaggacgtcctgtagtttctctctgagctctgacacagctgctgccacgtcctcaaagtgtctcagaggacggatgttgatgctggatgagtgtgtagactcactgagtgctggcagtgaggggtagttgaggagaaactggttgtgatcctctgtgtgtgagagctgctccagctcagcgtctttcctcttcagctcagtgatctcctgctccagcttctcctgaacatctttgactcgactcacttcagtttcctgctgggatctgatctgctgcttcacatcagagcttcttttctggaggagacggatcagctcagtgaagatcttctcactgtcctccactgttttatcagcagagtgattgatggcctccacctcctgttgaagcagcttcacatctttctctctgtcctggattctctgctggatgtttcctcgtctctcctccagctctctctgctTCTTGGTTCTTTCTGCTGCAGCCGAGACTGTCTTGTGGCCTTTATGTTCATGCAATAAACAGAAAGCACAGATACACTTCTGATCAGTGCAGCAgaacatcttcatcacctcatcatgcttagagcagatgttctcctggaggttcttggacggctccaccagcttgtgtttctttaaagGAGCCACATCATAATGaggctgaaggtgtttctcACAGTAAGAGGCCAGACAGACTAAACAGGACTTgatggctttcagttttcttccagtacagaaatcacaggccacatcttcaggtccagcatagcggtgatcagcagcagcagcttggagtccagtcttctttAGTTGCTCCACTAAAGCTGCTAAcatggtgtttttctttaaaactggtCTTTGTGCGAATGTCTCCCtgcactgagggcagctgtggatccCTTTCTGATCCTCTTTATCCCAGTGGGTTGTAATGCAGTTCATACAGTAGCTGTCTCCACAGGGAATAGTTACCAGGTACTTCAGTAAATCCAGGCAGATGGAACAGGAGAAAGTTCTCGGTTAAAATGATCTCCTTTCTGCTCCATTTCTCGACAACAGtgagtattttatttatcaaaacagAATCTATAATCAGTCCGAtcttaaatcaaattattaaaCTACGAAATAAAAACTATCCGGTCTTATAAGCAGTCTATCACAGACAGACGACGTAGAGCcactttgtaaaaacacaaaacaaaacactgttttcaTACCCGCCGCCATAGCTTTTTGAGTCTGCGCACTACGCAGCCAGCACCAAATCACGTGACGTTGAAGAACCTCTTTTAGCTTAGCTAGCTAATAGCTCAGGAGAGAGGTAACCAAGCTGATATTTCTCCGaaaattacatcaaaaataaaagtaatgtgTTTCGGTTCTCTTAATATGTTATTATGCATATATCAATGTAGTTTATTGAGGTCAAATCATTACAAGTCATTAAACAACTAGGGCAACTACTGGTTAGCTTTTAGCTTGTTGGATGTAAAACATAAACCGGAAGTGACGATGGTAGGCGTCTCTCACCTCATTTGCAATCACTGTTTATGTGCTCGAAGTAtgagagaaaacaagaaactaaCTTTTTTGTGATCAACTATTTATTCttaaacatgtttcacattcacaaatataaatagCTAACAAGCTAACCGTTATTTTCTATTTCTAGAAAGGAAGTTGAGTTTATCTGAATACCTAATCTACCTGAGACCTTTAAAGGTgcaaagacattaaaaatgtgctcttatttaatatattaattacTTCTGACctggatgaatatttgttttgtatttaatttggtAATATCTTTTTCTATACTCATTCTTCAGTGgcaaccttttttgttttaaatgtctttttggtatgatttatattaaaaataaaatgaataaataaatatcttgtAGATTATCTTATTAGATGCAGACTAGTCTGTTGAAGATAATTTTCAATGATGATGAATTGCATCAACCAAAAATAGTGGATGTtttttgtggatattttttctttcccactatgaaaaaaaacatgtttacagataaaaaaaacaataaagaaagtGGAAATAGTTCTTTCCAAGACGTTTGCTGTGCATTGGGTTGCTGCCATGGTGAGTGTCCATCCAAAAGATATTTATATGCTAGAGGAGAAATTCCTGACTGCCCCCAGTGAGGATTTGTAAAGTCATCTTCACGTTTTAATATGGCCACTTCTCACATTAACAGTCATAAGATGTggtggaaaatgtttattttacaacacACGCATGTAAGAGTGCATCTAAAATCAATGTTCCATGTAGTGCTTGCAAATGTAAACTGAATATGTTGAAAGTGGTGTTTGCCTGTGGAAACTAAAGATTAAAATGATGTTTGAAACAGGTACTGTCCACACGGACGCCGCCATTTTGAAATCCCAACTTCTTCGTCAATGGCAACTGCAACACTACTACTTTGGATGTGACGTCAAACCTGCTCCAAGTTCTGACTTCTGAGATAAAAGGAACAAAGCCTGAATGTTAAAACAAGGtatgtgacaaaaaaacctTCCTCCTCACTTCTTATTTTCTCCAAGTGACCATAAAACTCAGTTTTACATCCTTCATGGAGACAAAGGAGGCTAttgttgtgaaaaagtttagataaaaaatcgtgtccagtttttaaaatgacagttttcaCCTCGGCTTTCAGGCTACATTAGTTAAAACTCATGCATGCTCTGCATGACAGACTGCTGCAAAGTTAAATACTCTATAAAGGGCATTCATTGTCACAATCCTCAGGAAGTGGCATTGCTGCAAAATCTTGGTGCAGTTACCTTTTTCCTGAGATAAAGCCCTTTTTCTAAATGAGGTCATTAACTGATATTGCCTGCCAAGcttgtgacaaaaaataaaatatctgtatGGTTTAACATAAAGTGTTttatcatcaaaataaaaaatgtaaacatgttttctctttcaaagAGTGTTGTTTACATGTCTGTAAAATTGATTTTAGCAGTTCAGTGTAGTATGATGATCAGTCCACCAGCAATAACGTTTTGATATGTCCTTTGCAGAAGGAATTCAACTGGATACCTGGCTGGACTTCAATACTTTTCCATCATGTGCCAGCTTTAAAAGTTTCTGATCAACTTCTGGATATTCCTACGGTAGGTAACGTAAAGCAATTCATTGTCCATATTGTcaaacatattttccaaaatcaCTTCCACATAATTCAGGATCAAATCGTATTCCTTGACCGGAATACAGACACAGATTACTGAATATTTACGTTGGATCCAGAGTTTCTTCAAAGATGCTTTACTTCACTTTGTTGACCTAAGAAAATGTTCCTTCCAATGCAGCAATCGTGTGCAAAAAAACCTGATTTCCTTCAGGAAGGGGgttttgtaaaaacatgttgTCATGTATTCACACAGTGCAATTCCTCCTCTTGCTGCTCCTAGAAACTGAAAAGGAGTTGGTGAGGTGCATTCTGGGATTCAGAGTTTTATTCCACTGGCCCTGTTGTCTGTGTGGAGTGCAGTTCCACACAGTTGTAGGCacaacatatttatgtattttttagaattttctttcaatttaaattagactaagtaaagaaaataaaataacaacataaaGGCTAAAAAGAGACATCAGTACAATAAATCCCAGTCAACAATCTGaacaaaaatttatttgggtTTACAGAACTCTGCAGAGTTTCCAATGTTCCAAATCCAAACTCCAGCGTGTAGCGGCTcagtgaatctggtctggactctgtggatcaGAGTCATGGATCCAGAGACGCTGTGGAAggacagaatacctgctctgtgatccaggtacactccgACTCTGGAGGAACGAGGACCTGAGATGGAGGTCCAGATGTTCTTGTGGCCAAATTGATAACCTTTTTGGGAACACTTCAAAGCCCAGGATTTGTCATTACCTCCAAATTTACATTCATTCCCACTTCCTGCTTTGATATTGTTGTATGCAACTGCTACATAAATTTCACTCCCtctccactccacctcccagtaactACATCCAGTTAAACTCTCTTTACTCAGAACCTGACAGTAATCAGTGAATCTGTCTGGGTGACTTGGATAAGACTGATGTTGATCCATCACTGTCACCTTCCTCTTTCCCTCTGATAGCTTTAGATAAGTGTGAGCTGTGTTTGGATCCATTGTGATTTcacatgaatattttaagaatcCAGCCCTTGtcgttggttctggttctggttctggttctgacagtagaacatccacctcagtgaccatcagtgagatgtttgtccatgagtctctcaggacgtcctgtagtttctctctgagctctgacacagctgctgccacgtcctcaaagtgtctcagaggacggatgttgatgctggatgagtgtgtagactcactgagtgctggcagtgaggggtagttgaggagaaactggttgtgatcctctgtgtgtgagagctgctccagctcagcgtctttcctcttcagctcagtgatctcctgctccagcttctcctgaacatctttgactcgactcacttcagtttcctgctgggatctgatctgctgcttcacatcagatcttcttttctggaggagacagatcagctcagtgaagatcttctcactgtcctccactgttttatcagcagagtgattgatggcctccacctcctgttgaagcagcttcacatctttctctctgtcctggattctctgctggatgtttcctcgtctctcctccagctctctctgcctctcagtcctttctgctgcaACTGACACTGTGTCATGACCTTTATGTTCATCCAGTAAACAGAGACTACAGATAAACGTCTGATCAGTGCGGCAgaacatcttcatcacctcatcatgcttagagcagatgttctcctggaggttcttggacggctccaccagcttgtgtttctttaaagGAGCCACATCATAATGaggctgaaggtgtttctcACAGTAAGAGGCCAGACAGACTAAACAGGACTTgatggctttcagttttcttccagtgcaggaatcacaggccacatcttcaggtccagcagAACGgagatcagcagcagcagcttggagtccagtcttcttcagtTGCCTGTTACGTCCACAAAGGGCACAACATACTTGAGGACAcgaagacaaaaatgaggattcaaaagtaatttttattttcaattctctcgagcttttctttaagatgggcttcttttgatttttctgtgaagaaaaaagagaattaaatcctcggttccccgtgtcccaaaaagaaagaacacaaaaatcccaaagtataaacagaaagttggacctgatgagccggtcaaaaagaacaaaatggtacagcagggggccaaccctatacagggccgtcgaagcccctgctagtaccggactacaagaaaaaagaaactactgttaaagaaaaatcgaaaacaagacaaccggtcccaccaggtcaaaaattacaacaaaaaaacatcaaccaaacaaacagctaaccaaaactaccgtgtggcaggctggagacgtgcGCACTGCGTCAGAACGCATCCTGGGTGTTGGTTGGGAGTGGGCGTCGCCTTTACCTGGCGCAATCCAGCTTATTTATAGGCTGTCCAACAGCGTCACAAATTAACGGACCaattacaagaaagaattatcaaaactccaaagtatattaaacaacaacaacaaaaatcatacaactaacttctatacaaaataatccaagtgaaaaaaaatagacagaaataaatacaatgtgccgGAGCACATAACACCCCCACACAAAGACTCTGAATGGGGATTGAGGcaaccttgaaaaaaaaaactcaacccattcagaaaaagaaaggtAAACAGACTAAAGTCGTGAAAGAGCGTCGGGTTGGAATGTCTGCAAACAGCGATCTACAAGACTGGATCAAATTAATGACATCAGCCTGCTTGAAAAAATCAAGGTGAGACAACAGGAGAGGTAAGTCCCCCAACACCTCCGAATTTGGAAACTGTCCTTCTGAGGCATCCGGGAAAAAGACGTCACCTTCAGGGTCAGCACTGGACAGCTCCTTCCGTGCGTCCGCACCGACGCATGAGACAGCTCGTCCACTGGAAACGCAACTCACCGCCTTAATCACAGAGGGCGCACGCTCGATGTAAGGCTCCAGCATGGTAACATGACATTGGCGTGACGCCCGCCTCCGATCAGGAGTAGAGACCACAGAATCACTAGCGCTGACCTTACTCTTGATCACATAAGGACCACTGTAGCGTGCTTGCAAGCTGGAACCAGGAACCGGAAGTAACACCAACACTTTGCCACCAGGCTCAAAAACCCTCACGGCCGCCTTTCTGTCAAATAACGACTTCATTTTAGCCTGTGCAGTTTGAAGATTTTCTTTGGCTATCTCGCACGCACGGCTCAGCTTCAGTCTAAAATCACTGACGTAGTCCAATAAATTTTGGTCAAATCTTTCACACAACCACTTCCCCTTCAATAGTCTTAAAGGACCACGAACAGTGTGAACAAAAACCATGTCCGACGGGCTAAACCCCAGAGACTCCTGAACCACTTCCCATATAGCAAACAGTTGTAAACGTACCCCTTCATCCCAGTCCTTTCCGAACGCCAAACAGTAGGTGCGAAGCATTGTTTTTAACGTTTGACGGAAACGCTCGAGTGCGCCCTGACTTTCCGGGTGATGGGCACAAGAATGACAGTGCTTTACGTCAAGTTGATTTAAAACCTGTGCAAATACTTTAGACATAAAGTTAGACCCCAAGAACTTACTCCCCGCTTTGGTTCGAGGCAACGGACCCACACAGTCAACCAATACTCGTTCAAATGGTTCAGAGATGGCTGGAATGGGATACAACGGAGCAAGAGGAATAGTCTGATTGGGTTTTCCagatttttgacagaaatgacACGAATTACAGTAGCGCACGACATCACTCTTCAACCCTGGCCAAAAGAAATGACGCAAAATGCGATCATAAGATTTCTGTATGCCAAGGTGACCAGCTAGTGGACTGTCATGTGCTAGTCGCAAAATCTCTGGTCGATATGGGGCTGGGACAACAATTTGTTTCATAATACTCCATTCTTCAACAGGGGAGACAGTCAAAGGCGTCCATTTACGCATCAAAACcccatcatttaaaaaataaccagtAGACATGAAGTCAGACTCATCAGTTAATGCATCGTTAAACAAAGATGCTAAGCTTTCGTCAGTTTTTTGGAGCGCCATCAGCTGCTGTCTGGACAATGACAGAGCCTTGACATCAAACATGTCCTCCTCCACACTTTTCTTTAATGGGACCTGTTCGGGTTCAGCGTTGCACAGAAAAGTTTCACTCAAATCCAGGTCATCAGTATCTTCCTCTTGTTGACGCCTAAGTGCTGCGCGCGTAACTGCGCACGACGCGAACACATCCGGGAAGATAAGAGCAAGCTCATCCGGACAGGTGCGCAACACCGGGACGGGTGTAACGTCTGGAGTAACTAACACTCGACCCCCAGCCAAATCGTTGCCCATGATCATGGAGACGCCGGGTATGGGGAAACTAGGGCGCACTCCAACCACAGCGTCACCAGACCACAGCTCAGACTGGATCACGACTTTGTGCAGAGGAACACCAAAGTCTTGCATGCCAAAACCACGAACCGGCACATCCGAACCAATAGCAGTGTCATCATCCAACGGCAAAATCCCCTCCAAAATAAAGGATTGAGAAGCAGCAGTATCCCGCAATATTTTTACAGGGATTTTCTCACCCGCAGGAGACACAGAAACAAATCCGTCCATAACGAAAGGCTTAAAATCAGCATACTCAcaagactttttatttgaatgtgaCTGGGTAACGTGATTTACCGTTTGAACTAGAGCGACCGGCTTAGTGGTCTTCTTCTGTAAAACCGGACAATCGGCCACAATGTGCCCTCGCTTCTTACAATAAAAACACGTCACATGCGGTTTCAAATCCAACACAAGGTCTGACTGACATTCGACGCCATTGAGCGCAGCAGGTGTATCTGATTCCACGAGTGAAACAGATTTTACACACCCCTTCCCGTTATTGTCTGATCTGttaaatatatcaaaaacatGTGATCGCTCAAAATTAGCTTTGTGCGTCAACATGTACTCATCAACGAGCACTGCCGCTTGCGACACGTCtgacactttattttcattcaagtAGGTGGTAACTCTGTCCggcaagctatttttaaaatcttccatTAAAATAAGCTGCTTAAGTTGTACAAAATCCGCAACATTTTTAGCAGAGCACCAGCGATCAAAGAGAATTTCTTTGTCTCTAACAAATTCCACATAAGTCTGATTATACTGTTTCTTTAACTTACGAAATTTTTGGCGATAAGCCTCAGGCACTAATTCATACGCCCGCAAAATAGAATTTTTAACCTTGTCAAAATCAAGGCTATCTGCCACAGACAGAGACGCATATGCCTCTTGCGCTTTGCCACTTAATGTACACTGCAACAACAAAGTCCACACCTCTTTAGGCCATTTAAGTGTGAGCGCCACCCTTTCAAACAACGTGAAATATTTATCAACATCTCGCTCATTAAATGGAGGAACCAAGCgaacatttttacacacatcAAAATCATTTGATTGGGATTGCGAAGACGCAGCACCAAACTCAAGTTCTTTCAAACGCAGTTCGGCTTGTATCTCCA includes:
- the LOC116720953 gene encoding tripartite motif-containing protein 16-like, with translation MEQQAVQLDRETFSCPICLDLLKEPVGIPCGHSYCMNCIKDHWDKEDQKGVHSCPQCRKAFTLRPDLEKNTMLAALVGQLKKTGLQAAAADLRSAGPEDVACDSCTGRKLKAIKSCLVCLASYCEKHLQPHYDVAPLKKHKLVEPSKNLQENICSKHDEVMKMFCRTDQTFICSLCLLDEHKGHDTVSVAAERTERQRELEERRGNIQQRIQDREKDVKLLQQEVEAINHSADKTVEDSEKIFTELICLLQKRRSDVKQQIRSQQETEVSRVKDVQEKLEQEITELKRKDAELEQLSHTEDHNQFLLNYPSLPALSESTHSSSINIRPLRHFEDVAAAVSELREKLQDVLRDSWTNISLMVTEVDVLLSEPEPEPEPTTRAGFLKYSCEITMDPNTAHTYLKLSEGKRKVTVMDQHQSYPSHPDRFTDYCQVLSKESLTGCSYWEVEWRGSEIYVAVAYNNIKAGSGNECKFGGNDKSWALKCSQKGYQFGHKNIWTSISGPRSSRVGVYLDHRAGILSFHSVSGSMTLIHRVQTRFTEPLHAGVWIWNIGNSAEFCKPK